The Comamonas sp. lk genome contains the following window.
GCTGGCGGTGGTGCGCCCCGGCAACACGGCCGAGGTGGCCGCCGTGGTCAAGGCCTGCGCGGCAGCCCAGGTGCAGATCGTGCCCCAGGGCGGCAATACCGGCCTGTCGGTAGGCTCCACCCCCGATGACAGCGGCACCCAGGTGGTGCTCAGCCTCACCCGCATGAACCAGGTACGCCATATAGACCGCGACAACCTCAGCTTCACCATGGATGCGGGCTGCATTTTGCAAAACCTGCAGGATGTGGCGGACAAGGAAGGCCTGCTGTTTCCGCTGTCGCTGGCCGCCGAAGGCAGCTGCACCATTGGCGGCAATCTGGGCACCAATGCCGGCGGCACGCAGGTGGTGCGCTATGGCAACACCCGCGATCTGTGCCTGGGTCTGGAGGTGGTCACGCCCCAAGGCGAGATCTGGGATGGCTTGAAGGGCCTGCGCAAGGACAACACCGGTTACGACCTGCGCAATCTCTTCATAGGCAGCGAAGGCACGCTGGGCATCATCACCGGCGCGACCATGAAGCTCTTTCCCCAGCCCGCCGCGCAGCTGACCGCCTGGGCTGCCGTGCCCAGCATGGAAGCGGCCGTGCGCCTGCTGGGCCTGTCGCACCAGCATCTGGGTGCGGGCCTGACGGGCTTTGAGGTCATGGGCCAGTTCGCGCTGAGCCTGGTGATCAAGCACATGCCTCAGCTGCGCGTGCCGTTTGCCGGCATGGCCGATGCACCGCCCTACTATGTACTGCTGGAGAACGCCGACAGCGAATCCGAACAACACGCTCGCGAACGCTTTGAACACTTGCTGGAACTGGCTTTTGAAGACGGTTGCGTGCTGGATGCCGTGGTGGCCGAGAGCATCGCCCAAGCCCATGAGCTGTGGCATATCCGCGAGAGCATTCCGCTGGCCCAGGCAGAGGAAGGGCTGAATATCAAGCACGACATCTCGATTGCCGCCTCGCGCATTCCCGCCTTTGTGGAACATGCCGACGCCGTGCTGCAGCGCGAGATTCCCGGCGTGCGCCTGGTCAATTTCGGCCACCTGGGCGACGGCAATCTGCACTACAACGTGCAAGTGCCCGAAGGCGAGGACGGCAAGCAGTTTCTGCGCGACAAGGAAGCTCTGGTCAACCACCTGGTGTATGAAGCCGTGGCGGCGTTTGACGGCTCCTTCTCGGCCGAGCACGGCGTGGGCGCCCTCAAGGTCGACAAGCTGGAGAAATACCAGTCGCCGGTTGCGCTGCAAATGATGCACGCCATCAAAAATGCACTGGATCCCCAAGGCATCATGAACCCCGGCGTGGTGCTGGCGAAGAGCTGATCGCTGCAAAACCAAGCCCTCCGGCCCGCAATGGACCGGAGGGCTTTTTTATGCAGCACCAGCCTATTTGCCCATGGCATTGCCCATGAAGACCTGAACCGGCTCGGGCCAGGCAATCGCATCGCCTTCCACATCGGTGAACACGGTTTGCTGCCCCTGGTGCTGCAGCCAGACGCGCAAGCCATTGCGCGCGGGGTCAATCACGATGGCGGCACTCTCGTCGCCGCCCTGATGCGGCCGGTTGCCCGTGAGCGACAGCAACTGGCCGTGCTGCTCCAGCGGGCCCGAAGTGCCCAGATTCTCCAGCAGCGTGGCGTATTGCTCGCCCAGCAAGGCCTTGAGGCGCTTGGCCAACACCCCTTCTTTCAGATAATCCAGGCCTTCCGAGTGGTATTTGCCCACCTGCATGGCCATGCTTGCCAGGCCTGGCTCCGTATCCGGACCTTTGTAGGGAAGCAGTACCTCTTGGGGCCCCGGCTTGGCCGGGTCGGCCTGCGGTTTTTCCGCAGGAGCGGGTTGCACCGAGTTCACCGCCGAGCCAGCGGGTGCATTGGCTGGAGCCTTGCTGGCAGGCTTGTCGCAAGCGGCCAGCAGCACAGCCGCGCTCAAAGCGCAAGCGGCCTTGAAAACCGTCCATGGCATGGGATTCATCTCCATCAGTGGCAGGCAGACCATTGTGCGGGCGCAGGCATGACGGAGACAACTGCAGGTATTTCAAGTTGTCGCGGACTGCCGCCGCCTCGGCGCCGGATTGACCAGCCGCCGTGAGCGTCAGTTCATCCCGTGGCACACTGCCCGCATAGCGGGCCGGATAGGCCCACCTCCTGATTTGCTATGGCCGATGGGCACTGGCAACCAAGCTCCCGCCTCATCGCCCCCAACACATTTGCGCCATGACCTCTACGACCGCCACTTTGCGCCCCGTGCGCTCGCAGTACGAAAACTTCATGCGCCACGTCTTTGAAAACGGCGTGGCCAAGACCGACCGCACCGGCACCGGAACGCGCAGCGTGTTCGGCCACCAGATGCGTTTTGACTTGTCCGAAGGTTTCCCTCTGGTCACCACCAAAAAGGTGCACCTCAAGTCCATCATCAATGAGCTGCTCTGGTTTCTGCGCGGCGACAGCAACGTCAAGTGGCTGCAAGAGCGCGGCTGCACCATCTGGGACGAGTGGGCCGATAAGGAAACCGGCGACCTGGGCCCGGTGTACGGCGTGCAGTGGCGCAGCTGGCCCAAGGCCGACGGCACGCACATCGACCAGATTGCCGAGGTGGTCAAACAGCTCAAGCACAACCCGGACAGCCGCCGCATCATCGTCAGCGCCTGGAATGTGGCCGATCTGGATCAGATGGCCCTCATGCCCTGCCATGCCTTCTTCCAGTTCTATGTGGCCGACGGCAAGCTCTCCTGCCAGCTCTACCAGCGCAGCGCCGACATCTTTCTGGGCGTGCCCTTCAATATTGCGTCATACGCGCTGCTGACCCATATGCTGGCCCAGCAATGCGATCTGGCCGTGGGCGACTTCATCTGGACCGGCGGCGACTGCCATATCTACAACAACCATTTCGATCAGGTCGCCACCCAGCTGACCCGCCAGCCCTTCCCCTATCCGCTGCTGAACATCAAGCGCAAGCCCGATTCCATCTTCGACTACACGTACGAGGATTTCGAAGTGCTGGAATACCAGCACCACGCTGCCATCAAGGCACCCGTGGCCGTCTGATCCAGCGAGCGAACAAAGTAAAACGCTATCCAATCAAAAGCTGCTTGCGCTTATCCGGATGGGGTTTCAGGTTGAAAAGAGACTGAAATCCACCCCGATCAAGCGCAGACAGCTTCTTTATTCATAGTTATGGCTATTCATCTCATCTATGCCCGCGCGGCCAACGGCGTCATCGGCAAGGACAACGCCATGCCCTGGCACCTGCCCGAAGACATGGCGCATTTCAAGCAACTGACCCACGGCTGCGCCGTCATCATGGGTCGCAAGACCTGGGACTCGCTGCCGCCGCGCTTTCGTCCTCTGCCCGGACGCACCAATATCGTCGTCACCCGCCAGGCCGGCTGGCAAGCCGATCCGGTCTCGGAAAGCGTGCGGCCTGCAGCCAGCCTGGAAGAAGCGCTGCAACTAGGGCGGCAAATCTCCAGCGATGTCTGGGTCATAGGCGGCGCGCAAATCTACGCCCAGGCCCTGCCCCTGGCCGACAGCGTGGAAGTGACCGAAATCGGCCGCGACTACGAAGGCGATGCCTATGCCCCGGTGCTGGGCGCAGAGTGGAAAGCCAGACAGCGCAGCGACCATGTGGCCGCCAACGGACTGCCCTACAGCTTTGTGCGCTACAGCCGCGATTGAGCGTCAGAGCAGCCCACGTTCACAGGCCATGCATGCATGGCCTTTTTTGCTCGATCTTTTGATTGGGCGGACGGCGACGCTTTGCTGACCTGAGGCCAAAGTCCTTCCCGTGACAGCAGACATCTGGCGTGCGCCGTTGCAACATCACGATAATAAGCAGCACGTCCAGGTCAAAAACCTTAACCACAGTTCCTGGCCCAGGCCTCTGGCTTGTGCTCGTCAGGTGAATTTTCTGCATTCGGCGCCACAGCGCCTGCATCACTTCCTCCCCTTTCATGAGCCTTGTCCAGCCCCTGCCCCCCGGTCCCGTCGATATCGTTGGCGATATCCACGGCGAAATTGCGGCACTGGAGCAGTTGCTGGCGCATCTGGGCTACGACAGGGAAGGCAATCACCCCCAAGGCCGGCGCCTGGTCTTTGTGGGCGACTTCTGTGACCGTGGCCCCGACAGCCCGGCCGTGCTGGGCCGCATCCTGCCCATGCTGGCATCGGGCAAAGCCCATGCCGTGCTGGGCAATCACGAAATCAATCTGCTGCGCGAAGACGCCAAGGATGGCTCCGGCTGGTTTTTCGACAGCCGCGTGGCGGCCGACCAGCCCAAATACGCCCCTTTTGCCCGCCTGGAAGAGAAGGCCGCACCGGCCTTGCTCGATCAGCTGGCCTATCTGCCCATTGCGCTGGAGCGTGAGGACCTGCGCATTGTTCACGCAGCCTGGCGCCCCGCGCAGATAGCCATGGTTCGCGAACTGCCTTTGGGTAGCGCCCGCAGCGCCTACGATCACTTTGAAGAGCTGGCTGCCGACCAGGCCCAGGCCAGCTGTGTGGCCGAGCGCATGCGGCTGGAAGAGCAATCGTGGCCGCACAGCCTGGAAGACTACCGCTATGCGCCCCCGTTCCTAGCC
Protein-coding sequences here:
- a CDS encoding FAD-binding oxidoreductase, whose protein sequence is MPATAFLDQLRQIVGASHVLAEGDLTAYEQDWRKRVHGKALAVVRPGNTAEVAAVVKACAAAQVQIVPQGGNTGLSVGSTPDDSGTQVVLSLTRMNQVRHIDRDNLSFTMDAGCILQNLQDVADKEGLLFPLSLAAEGSCTIGGNLGTNAGGTQVVRYGNTRDLCLGLEVVTPQGEIWDGLKGLRKDNTGYDLRNLFIGSEGTLGIITGATMKLFPQPAAQLTAWAAVPSMEAAVRLLGLSHQHLGAGLTGFEVMGQFALSLVIKHMPQLRVPFAGMADAPPYYVLLENADSESEQHARERFEHLLELAFEDGCVLDAVVAESIAQAHELWHIRESIPLAQAEEGLNIKHDISIAASRIPAFVEHADAVLQREIPGVRLVNFGHLGDGNLHYNVQVPEGEDGKQFLRDKEALVNHLVYEAVAAFDGSFSAEHGVGALKVDKLEKYQSPVALQMMHAIKNALDPQGIMNPGVVLAKS
- a CDS encoding thymidylate synthase, with amino-acid sequence MTSTTATLRPVRSQYENFMRHVFENGVAKTDRTGTGTRSVFGHQMRFDLSEGFPLVTTKKVHLKSIINELLWFLRGDSNVKWLQERGCTIWDEWADKETGDLGPVYGVQWRSWPKADGTHIDQIAEVVKQLKHNPDSRRIIVSAWNVADLDQMALMPCHAFFQFYVADGKLSCQLYQRSADIFLGVPFNIASYALLTHMLAQQCDLAVGDFIWTGGDCHIYNNHFDQVATQLTRQPFPYPLLNIKRKPDSIFDYTYEDFEVLEYQHHAAIKAPVAV
- a CDS encoding dihydrofolate reductase gives rise to the protein MAIHLIYARAANGVIGKDNAMPWHLPEDMAHFKQLTHGCAVIMGRKTWDSLPPRFRPLPGRTNIVVTRQAGWQADPVSESVRPAASLEEALQLGRQISSDVWVIGGAQIYAQALPLADSVEVTEIGRDYEGDAYAPVLGAEWKARQRSDHVAANGLPYSFVRYSRD
- a CDS encoding metallophosphoesterase, which translates into the protein MSLVQPLPPGPVDIVGDIHGEIAALEQLLAHLGYDREGNHPQGRRLVFVGDFCDRGPDSPAVLGRILPMLASGKAHAVLGNHEINLLREDAKDGSGWFFDSRVAADQPKYAPFARLEEKAAPALLDQLAYLPIALEREDLRIVHAAWRPAQIAMVRELPLGSARSAYDHFEELAADQAQASCVAERMRLEEQSWPHSLEDYRYAPPFLAAHSENELGKAMVNPLKVLTAGVERECRNPFYAGGKWRFVERVGWWNEYDEEPAVVVGHYWRRMLPGDAPAHGAQFENLFGNTTPLSWHGLRGNVFCVDYSVGARWLARLRGEDPTQRFKLAALRWPERTLVFDDGAQADSEGFGKTTYPVQD